The segment CATCAGCGCGCCGCCTACGATAGCCATGACCAAGCCAGCAGCACCAATTTTGGACTCGTCCTCTGTCAATCCTTCTAGGGCTATCCCATATATCGTCGGGAACATCAGGGACATACAAAACGATATCGTCACCAAACAATAGAGTCCAAAAATGCCTTGAATAAAAATGGTACCAAGTGTAAAAACAATAGCTAATAAAGAGAGCAACGCCAATAATCGACCAGAATTGATAAAACGCAGCAGGTAAGTACATAAGAACCGACCCACGAAAAACAAAATAAAGGCAGCAAATTGATAACTCCCTGCAGTGACACCATCCACTCCCATCGACTCTGCATACTGGTAGATATAGGTCCAGCACATGATCTGTACACCTACATAAAAGGCTTGAGCCAATACACCCTGTGCATAATGTGGTTTTTTGATCAGTACCTTGATGATCTCCCAAGTACTAAGATTGTCATCTTCATCTTTGCTCTCTGGCATGTTGCTGATGACGATCAAGATGAAAACCCCTATCACCACCAAGCCTAAGACCACATAGGGGTCTCTAATCACCATCAAATCAGATTGTCGTATAACGGTTTTGGCTGTTTCTGATAAATCCGAAAACTTCACATCATCAGATTTCAGCTTGGCCAACACAAAATTCTGTGCCACCAGCAGCCCTCCAATCAAGCCGACAGGATTGAAGGATTGCGCCAGATTCAAACGACGGGTCGCAGTTTCCTTACTTCCCATTGATAAGATGTAAGGGTTCGCAGTTGTCTCCAAAAAAGCCAAACCAAAAGTCAATACATACAAGCCTATCAAGAAAAAACCAAACTGCTCTGTAACGGCCGCTGGATAAAAAAGCAATGCGCCCGTAGCGTACAGACCTAGACCTATGAGGATTCCTGTTTTGTAGGAGAACTTCCGTATAAACATGGATGCTGGCAATGCCATGGTAAAATAACCTCCATAAAATGCCAACTGTACCAGCGAAGCTTGGAGATTGTTGAGTTCAAGTACTTTTTTGAATGCAGATACCATCGGATCGGTTACTGCATTAGCAAATCCCCACAAAGCAAACAGGGAAGTAATCAATATAAAAGGTAACAGTATCTGTCTGGATACCACTTTGTCATTTTTCATCATCATGCTTAATTTAGTCCTTTGTGATTAGGTCGTAGAACGATCCAAATGTACATATCCTCCATCTACAAAGAGCCACTGGCCAGTAGTGTGAGCACTACGCTCTGAGAGTAAAAACACAGTCATCGCCGCAATTTCAGCTGCTTCGGTCATGCGTTTTTCTAAAGGAATTTTTTCTACGATACGTGCTAGTTTCTCATCTGGGTTGTCAAAGGTATTGAGCCATGTCCTATAAAGTGGCGTCATCACTTCGGCTGGCAAGATGGCATTGACTCGAATACTGTATGGTGCCAACTCTACAGCCCATTCTCGTGTCAGAGCCAATTGAGCCCCTTTGCTCGCTGCATAGCCAGACGTCCCACCTTGACCTGTCACGGCAGTCTTAGAACTGATGTTGACAATTGATCCTTTACTCTCCTTGAGATATGGGAGCGCATAGTGTACCATATCGTAGTAGTGCGTCAAATTCGTCATTACAGATTGTTTAAACCTGGAAGGACTGCCTGACTCCAGCCCTACGCCATCATTGGCACCTGCATTGTTGACCACACCATCAATTTGACCAAATGTCTGGATGGCCTGATCGACAATTCCACGACAAAGATCATCTTCACCTAGCTCAGTTACGATGTTGAGACACTTACCTCCGAGAGATTTGATTTTCTTTTCTAGTGCTTGACCTGCCGCTTCTGAGCGACCTACAATCACTGGAATGGCACCTTCGGCGACCAACTCCATCGTGATGGCTTCCCCAATTCCTTTGGCTCCACCAGTCACTATGTACACTTTATCTTTTAGTTTTAAATCCATTTTTTTAGTAATTAAACTCAACTATTGAGTGTTTATACTTTTATGCTATAGAAATCTGCGGCAGTCTTGCCCATGATTTGATCCTGCTCAAATACTGACAAGGATGCGATATAGTCTGCCAATAGGTCGTGCACCTGACCATAATCCGCTGCCAGCAAACATACTGGCCAGTCCGAACCATACATCAAGCGCTTTGCCCCAAAATGCTCCATACAAAAATCCAAGTATGGTGCAAAATCATCACGGTCCCAGGACTGCCAACCTGCCTCCGTGACCATACCAGATAGCTTGACAGCAACGTGATCAAACCGACTGATTTTCTCCATCTGTTTTGCCCATTCGGCGAATGATGCTTGCTGGATGTTGGGCTTGGCGATATGATCTATCACCAATGGCATCTCAGGCAAAAGTTGTATCAATTGGGTCGCTTCATCCAACTGTGATTCAGTGATCAAGATATCATAGGTCAAGTTGTGATCCTTCAGTTTTTTGACACCTTGTACAAATTGATCCTCTGTCATATATCCAGCAGTTTCTGCTTGGAGGATATGTCGGACTCCTTTGAAATAAGGATTAGCTACATAGCGCTGCAAATCTGTCGACAGATTATCCGATCGGAGATCTACCCAACCCACCACAGCTTTGATACAATCGTGCTGCTGGGCTAGTCCTAGCAAGAAGTCCGTTTCTGTCAAGGACTGATCTGCTTGCACAGCAACACATCCATCTATGCCTCTTGTCTCTAACAAAGGCTGCAAATCAGCGGGCATAAAATCCCGCCGAATGACTGACATCTCCTCTGTGATCCAAGCGTCTCGCTGCGGATCAAATTGCCAAAAGTGCTGATGGGCATCTAACCTCATTGTCCTGAATAAGCTACAGCAGTTTGCTTTGAGGTACCCAAACCGTCGATTCCCAGCTCCATGACATCCCCTGGTTTCAAGTACACGGGAGGATTGAACCCTAAACCTACTCCTGCTGGTGTACCCGTAGATATGATATCGCCAGGCTCCAAAGTCATGAATTGCGACAAGTAACTGATCACAGTAGGAATATCAAATACAAAATCAGAGGTATAACCATCCTGAATTTTCTTTCCATTCAATTTCAACCACAGGTTCAAATTGTGAGGGTCTGCTACTTCGTCAGCTGTGACAATGTATGGCCCTAGTGGTGCAAAAGTATCACAACTCTTACCTTTGACCCATTGACCACCACGCTCTAGTTGAAAAGCACGCTCACTCACGTCGTTGTGCAAGGCATAGCCTAGGACATAGTTCATGGCATCTGCCTCACTCACATAGCTCGCAGTTTTGCCTATCACCACGGCCAATTCTACTTCCCAATCGCTCTTTTGGCTGCCTTTAGGTATCACCACATCGTCATTGGGTCCACAAAGACTAGAGGTAGCTTTAAAGAAAACAACAGGCTCCTTGGGCACTTCCATGCCACTTTCTTCGGCATGTTTTCTGTAATTCAGTCCAATGCAAATAATCTTGCCCGGACGATATATCGGCGCGTCAAATTCTGGATTAGTGATCGTCTTTAAGGACTGAGAGTCTAAGAGTGATTGAACTTCTTTCACTTTATTGTGATCAAAGAAATCTCTATCGATATCCTTTATATGCTGAGATAGGTCATAGTGTACATCACCTACACTGACTCCTGGCAATACTTGGTTGTCTTGTCTGTATCTAAAAAGTTTCATATCTGTTTCTTTTCAATTAATTAATTAATTATTCAATGTGATAAATCCTCCATCTATTGGAAAATCACTACCTGTGATAAATGATGCCTCATCTGAGCACAAGTAAAGCACCAAATCACCAATTTCTTCTGGTTTACCCATGCGTCCAATCGGTTGTGTTTTGGATAGTGCCTCAAACATTTCTGCTTCATTTCCTGGATAGTTTTTGGATAGAAACCCATCTACAAACGGTGTATGCACTCTGGCTGGAGAGATGCTGTTGCAACGGATCTGCTGCGAGAGACAATCCTTGGCTACCGAAAGCGTCATGGCATGCACAGCACCTTTGCTCATAGAATAGGCAAATCGGTCGCTGATCCCAACATGCGCTGCAATAGACGACATATTGACGATGGCTCCACCCTTGCTTTTCATCATCCCTACACCAGTCTGCAGACAATGAAATACTCCCTTGACATTGACTGCATAGATTCGGTCGAGATCTTCTGGAGTCGTATTGCTCAGGTTACCTATGTGCGCAATGCCAGCGTTATTCACCAAAATATCCAAGGGATTGCCGTCGGTAGCTTTGGAGAAAGCTGCCTGTACACTACTGAGATCAGACACATCACAGGCAAAACAGGTAGCTTGCCCTCCTGCGGATCTGATTTCATCAACCACTGCACTGCCTCCCTCTTCATTCAGTTCTAGAATACCTACATCTGCACCATTGCCTGCCAATGCGATCGCTATGGCTCTGCCAATACCACTGCCTCCACCTGTGACAATGGCTCGTTTTCCTGTCAAATCAAATTTCTTTTTCATAATGAGACTCCTCTTTTCCAAAGGATAAAATCGTTTTGTTCCAAATCCATTGCCTTGGTTGATTCACCACTGGCAACTGCTATAATTTTTTCAAGTATTTCTCCCCCTACTTCCGCGATTGTTTTTTCACCTCTCGTAATAGGTCCAGCATCTAGATCGATGATGTCGCTCATTCTCTCTTTCAAACTGGTGTTGCTAGAGATTTTGATCACAGGTGCTACGGGATTGCCCGTCGGTGTCCCTAGTCCAGTAGTGAAAAGAATGATATTGGCACCTGACCCTGCCAAACCAGTCGTAGATTCGACATCATTGCCTGGGGTACACAGCAGATTCAATCCAGGTTTGGTCAATGGCTCTGTGTAGTCCAGCACATCTGTGACCAGAGATCTTCCACCCTTTTTGGCTGCTCCTGCTGATTTGATCGCATCCGTGATCAATCCATCTTTGATATTGCCTGGTGAAGGATTCATATCAAATCCTGACCCGACAGATTTGGCCTGCTGTTCATAGGCACGTTGGATGCGAACAAATTTTTCTGCGACCCGATCGTCAGCACAACGGTCTATGACATCCTGCTCCACACCGTTGAGTTCGGGAAACTCGCTAAGTATCGTAGCTGCTTGTAACGACACCAACAAATCCGAAGCATAGCCCACCGCAGGATTGGCAGAGATGCCAGAGAACCCATCAGAACCTCCACACTCCAATCCTACCACCAGCTTACTCAATGGCGCTGGTTGACGTCCTGTCTTGTTGACTTCTTTGAGTTGCTCAATGGTCTCGGAGATTGCCGTTTTGATGAGTTTTTCTTCGGATTGAATAATTTGTTGCTCCAGATAGATCACTGGTTTGTCGCCAGTAGGATACAATTCCTTTTGAATCTCCTTGAACCAATCGATCTGTGCATGTTGACAACCGAGGCTCAAGACTGTAGCACCCGCCACATTGGGGTGATGCAGGTAGCCCGCCAACAGGCGCAACAGTGTCTCGGCATCCGCACGTGTACCTCCACAACCTCCGTCGTGGTAGAGGAACTTAATGCCATCCACATTCTTAAATACCCGCTGCTGCAGTGGAGATTGATCCGCATCTACACCTCCAATCAAGTCATGCGCATATTGCATGTATTGATTGGGCTTTTTGTACCCCAATGAGGACTTGAGAGTCTCTTCGATCACTTTCAGATTCCTGTTTTCACAAAAAACCAATGGAATAAAAAGCCAATAATTGGCCGTCCCGACCTTACCATCCTGGCGATGGTACCCCATAAATGTCCTATCCTGCCATGCCGCGACATCCAGAGGTTGCCATTCGTGTTTCTTTCTGTTTTCCAGTGAAATTGGGTCTGCAAAATGAGTGACATTGGCAGTAGTAATTGTGGTTCCTGCTGCCAAATCCACATTGGCTGTACCGACTGGTACGCCGTACATATATATTTTCTCTCCTTTTTGGAGACTTTGCGTCAAAAACTTATGTTTCTGATTCACAGGATCTTTTACTTCAATGGTTGCACCATCGACTGTTACTTGTCCTCCTTCGAAATTTT is part of the Reichenbachiella agarivorans genome and harbors:
- the fucP gene encoding L-fucose:H+ symporter permease, whose product is MMMKNDKVVSRQILLPFILITSLFALWGFANAVTDPMVSAFKKVLELNNLQASLVQLAFYGGYFTMALPASMFIRKFSYKTGILIGLGLYATGALLFYPAAVTEQFGFFLIGLYVLTFGLAFLETTANPYILSMGSKETATRRLNLAQSFNPVGLIGGLLVAQNFVLAKLKSDDVKFSDLSETAKTVIRQSDLMVIRDPYVVLGLVVIGVFILIVISNMPESKDEDDNLSTWEIIKVLIKKPHYAQGVLAQAFYVGVQIMCWTYIYQYAESMGVDGVTAGSYQFAAFILFFVGRFLCTYLLRFINSGRLLALLSLLAIVFTLGTIFIQGIFGLYCLVTISFCMSLMFPTIYGIALEGLTEDESKIGAAGLVMAIVGGALMPAFQGMILDLGGDGYADVQILGVSEVNFSFVLPLLCFVFIASYGIRVMRGKI
- a CDS encoding SDR family NAD(P)-dependent oxidoreductase is translated as MKKKFDLTGKRAIVTGGGSGIGRAIAIALAGNGADVGILELNEEGGSAVVDEIRSAGGQATCFACDVSDLSSVQAAFSKATDGNPLDILVNNAGIAHIGNLSNTTPEDLDRIYAVNVKGVFHCLQTGVGMMKSKGGAIVNMSSIAAHVGISDRFAYSMSKGAVHAMTLSVAKDCLSQQIRCNSISPARVHTPFVDGFLSKNYPGNEAEMFEALSKTQPIGRMGKPEEIGDLVLYLCSDEASFITGSDFPIDGGFITLNN
- a CDS encoding fumarylacetoacetate hydrolase family protein; its protein translation is MKLFRYRQDNQVLPGVSVGDVHYDLSQHIKDIDRDFFDHNKVKEVQSLLDSQSLKTITNPEFDAPIYRPGKIICIGLNYRKHAEESGMEVPKEPVVFFKATSSLCGPNDDVVIPKGSQKSDWEVELAVVIGKTASYVSEADAMNYVLGYALHNDVSERAFQLERGGQWVKGKSCDTFAPLGPYIVTADEVADPHNLNLWLKLNGKKIQDGYTSDFVFDIPTVISYLSQFMTLEPGDIISTGTPAGVGLGFNPPVYLKPGDVMELGIDGLGTSKQTAVAYSGQ
- a CDS encoding L-fucose dehydrogenase, whose amino-acid sequence is MDLKLKDKVYIVTGGAKGIGEAITMELVAEGAIPVIVGRSEAAGQALEKKIKSLGGKCLNIVTELGEDDLCRGIVDQAIQTFGQIDGVVNNAGANDGVGLESGSPSRFKQSVMTNLTHYYDMVHYALPYLKESKGSIVNISSKTAVTGQGGTSGYAASKGAQLALTREWAVELAPYSIRVNAILPAEVMTPLYRTWLNTFDNPDEKLARIVEKIPLEKRMTEAAEIAAMTVFLLSERSAHTTGQWLFVDGGYVHLDRSTT
- a CDS encoding UxaA family hydrolase, with protein sequence MDDKRFLKIDKHDNVVVALENFEGGQVTVDGATIEVKDPVNQKHKFLTQSLQKGEKIYMYGVPVGTANVDLAAGTTITTANVTHFADPISLENRKKHEWQPLDVAAWQDRTFMGYHRQDGKVGTANYWLFIPLVFCENRNLKVIEETLKSSLGYKKPNQYMQYAHDLIGGVDADQSPLQQRVFKNVDGIKFLYHDGGCGGTRADAETLLRLLAGYLHHPNVAGATVLSLGCQHAQIDWFKEIQKELYPTGDKPVIYLEQQIIQSEEKLIKTAISETIEQLKEVNKTGRQPAPLSKLVVGLECGGSDGFSGISANPAVGYASDLLVSLQAATILSEFPELNGVEQDVIDRCADDRVAEKFVRIQRAYEQQAKSVGSGFDMNPSPGNIKDGLITDAIKSAGAAKKGGRSLVTDVLDYTEPLTKPGLNLLCTPGNDVESTTGLAGSGANIILFTTGLGTPTGNPVAPVIKISSNTSLKERMSDIIDLDAGPITRGEKTIAEVGGEILEKIIAVASGESTKAMDLEQNDFILWKRGVSL
- a CDS encoding amidohydrolase family protein, which gives rise to MRLDAHQHFWQFDPQRDAWITEEMSVIRRDFMPADLQPLLETRGIDGCVAVQADQSLTETDFLLGLAQQHDCIKAVVGWVDLRSDNLSTDLQRYVANPYFKGVRHILQAETAGYMTEDQFVQGVKKLKDHNLTYDILITESQLDEATQLIQLLPEMPLVIDHIAKPNIQQASFAEWAKQMEKISRFDHVAVKLSGMVTEAGWQSWDRDDFAPYLDFCMEHFGAKRLMYGSDWPVCLLAADYGQVHDLLADYIASLSVFEQDQIMGKTAADFYSIKV